TAGATAATTAGCGTAAACGATTGTAGGCTTAACTCCTGCGAAAGTCCATAAATACCTTGCTTGACCTTCTTCAAAATAATCCATCTCTAACGCTCCCCACCCTTGAAAAGTCGGCATTCCTGTAGAGCCTGAAGTCGCTCCTACAAACCTTATTCTTCTAGCTAACTCAGGAACCATAATACTACCGAAAGGAGGATTTGCTTGCAAGTCTTTCCTTAACTCATCCTTTCTTAAAATCGGTATTTTAACTACATCCTTCCAGTCCTTTACCATGTCTGGCTCAAAACCTTTAGATTTCCAGAATTTCCTATAAAATCCAGAGTGGTCCCAAGCCCACTTTACAATTCTTTTTAGCCTAAAAGTCTTCAGCTTATCTAAATCCTCCCTTTTCATGGTCATTACTTTAGGATTCCACAGCTTATCGGAGTGTATATAATCAGCCCTAATGTATCCTTCATCCCTTAGTTCCTTATTTATTGCCTCATACTCTTGGAGAACCGAACTCATTTCTATCACCTACTTATACTATTTAAAAAATTTAAGCATATTTGTAGAATCCTTCAGAGTTTTTCTTACCTATTTTACCTTCCTTGACCATCTCCAAGAGTAAATCCTGAGGCTTATATGCCTCATACCCTTTTGCATATATGTCCTCGAGATTCCTTAAAATGTTATCAATACCTAGCTCATCTGCAATTTCTAGCAATCCTTTTGGGAAATTATAGCCATACTTCATCACATCATCAACTTCGTTAGGTTTAACAATATTGTTCTCAATTAACCAAGCTGCCTCATTAACAGCTAAAGATAATAACCTTGAAGGGTTAGCCTTAGAATCTGCAGGTAATTTAACCTTAGAATATTTATTCCCTGGATACTCGTAAAAACCTTTACCGGTCTTAACTCCCAATTCCTTCTTTTCGAGTTTTTCCTTAAATAATTTGCACGGAACATCTGAAGTACCTCTTTTTACCATGTTTTCCCAAAGGTCTACATCTATATCCAGGCCAACATAGTCAGAAAGCTCAAAGATACCCATAGGAAGACCTATCTTATTCCTAGCACAGCTATCAACTTCCTCTATGTTAGCTTCTCCGCTTTCAACCTCTCTACAAGCTTCTTGCATAAGCCTAAGAAATATTCTATTACCTATAAATCCAGGGACTTCTATCCTCAGCCTTACGGGAACTTTCCCCAGACTCTTGGCTAACTCTACAGTCTTGTTAGCAGTTTCCTCAGAAGTGTATTTAGATGGAATAACCTCAACTAACTTCATTATCTGCGGTGGGTTAAAGAAGTGCATTCCAATGACTTTTTCCTTCCTGTTAGTAAATTCAGCTATTTCTGAAATAGGTATGGAACTAGTATTAGTAGCTAGGATAGCATCCTTAGGAGCAATCTGATCAAGGCTCTGGAATACCTTTCTTTTCAAATCAAGGATTTCAGGAACGGCTTCAATTGCAAGGTCTATATCACTTGCAACATCATAAGAAGTCGACATTTCAATTCTAGAGAGGATTAAAGAAGGATCTTCCTTAACAAGACCTTTCTCGTAAAATTTTCTTAAAGATTCATCCATCTTCTGCTTAGCTCTATTTAGTATCTCCCATGAGATGTCTATTAACTTAACTTTATGTCCGTGAATTGCCAAAACTTCTGCAATCCCGTGTCCCATAGTTCCGGATCCAACTACAACAAATTTCATGACTTTACTAATAACAGAGAAGTTTATAAGGTTTAAATTCTATTAAATAATTTATACCATGAAAGGAGCCGTTCTTTATAAATATAATGAGCCTTTAAAAATTGAAGATAATCTAAAGATAGAGGCACCAAAAGAAGGAGAAGTTAAAGTCAAAATAGTTGCCACAGGAATGTGTCATTCAGATGTTAACGTTTTCGAAGGTAAAACCCCAGTACCTACTCCCGTAATTGCAGGGCATGAAATTGCAGGGATTGTTGAAGAAGTTGGACCAGGAGTAACTAGAGTAAAACCCGGAGACAGAGTAGTTTCAGCTTTCATACATCCTTGCGGTAAGTGTAGGAACTGTATTTCTGGACACGAAAACCTCTGCGAAACATTCTCGGCAGTAAGATTAAAGGGAACAATGATGGATGGAACTACAAGAGTAAGGCTTGATGGAAAGGAAGTGAGGACTTTCCTAGGCGGTGGATTTGCGGAGCACGCTATAGTTGGAGAAAATGCGCTCACCGTAGTTCCAAACGACATAGACTTAGAGAGGATTGCTGTATTAGGCTGTGCAGGACTTACTGGCTACGGTGCAGTAAACTCAGCAAAGATAGAACCAGGAGAATCTGTAGCAGTAATAGGTGTAGGAGGAGTAGGTTTATCAGTAATTCAACTGCTTAAAGCGAGTGGTGCCGGAAGGATGATAGCTGTAGGTACTAAAAAATGGAAATTAGATAGGGCAATGGAATTGGGAGCTACGGACGTAGTAAACTCTAAAGAAACTGATCCAATGAAAGCAATAAAGGAACTAACTAACGGAGGAGCAGACGTAGTAATAGAAGCAGGAGGAAATGAGGAGACAATAAAGATTGCCTTAGACTCTGTAAGAATAGGAGGAAGAGTAGTGCTTGTTGGTTTGCCTCCAGTAAATGCAATGATACCTTTTAGAGTTTCATCCATTGTTAGAAACGGAATAACAATAATAGGAAATTACGGAGGAAGACCTAGAATAGACATGCCTAGACTTCTGGATCTAGTGAGATTAGGTAAATACGATCCGTCTAAGCTTATAACTGGAAGGTTTAAGTTAGATGAAATAAATGAAGCTGTAAAATTACTTAATCAAGGAGAAGCAATTAGAAGCTTAATAATACCTTCTTAATCACCAGAAGCTTGCATCAGTAGTTATTAAACCCAGAGAACGAGCTACGTCCCTTAAGGAGATTACTCCAATTATTTTTCCGTTTTCGGTTATAACTAAATGCCTTATTTTATTATTAGTCATCAAGAGTGCTGCATCGCTTACATCAGTGCTAGCTTCTGCAGTTATTAAATTAGTTGACATAACCTTACTTGCAGGAGTCTCTAAAGGATAATCGTCTGCTATTGCTTGTATAATATCCCTTTCGGTTATTATTCCCTTAGGCGTATCACCTTCAACAACTAGAAGAGAGCCTATATTTTCCTTCCTCATGACCTTTGCACAGTCCTTAAGAGAAGCGGAAAAAGAAATAGCAACTGGAGGTCTATTAATTAATTCTTTGATTGACATCTATTAAATTCTTGAACAGAAGTAAAAAAGGGTTACTGGTTACTTTCGCCCATAACTTCCTTAAATACCTTCTCTGATGTAAAAAAGACGTCCACTCCTCCATCTCTTTCAACGAAAGTTATTTCGTCTAGACCGTAGAGAGTCTTAATAGTAAAAGATACTACTTTACCTGCAATTAAAGGAAAAACTTCATGATTTTCCTTTAATTTCCTAACTCTTTCTATAGCATCAAATAGAGTGAGATTTAATCTCTGCATGTAGCAAAGCAAAAAATAATTAAGTAAAGAGGCATAAGCGAAAGTTAAATGTATTTATTCTATACTGGGAAAATAATTTACTCCTAATAGCTCGGCACTGTACTGCTTACCATTAAGTAATACTGAAACCTTCAGAGGAAATGCAGGACTAATGCAGTTAAGATTTTTGCATACTTGTTGCGAGTTAGTAATTTCGTACACGTAAGTCGTCACTTCCTTCAAATACCCTGTAGTATTACCTATCTTTATTTCAGTAGCATTCTGAGGAAGTATTGCATATAATATTCCATCACACTTTACTAGATAATTACCTATAGGATATTTAGCATCAAATGGTACTTTTATAACTAAAGGATTGTGCTTATAACCATTAAGAAATGAACAAACTATCAGTTCATATTTTTCTGGTAATAATGTTGTCAAATTGGAATACCAAAGTCTATCGCTAGAATTGCAAGGAGGGCAAATATATAAAAGTACGTCCCTAAACCATATAGTTTGGTATGGGTATAAAGTATAGTTCATAGGACCAATAAATGGCAAAAACTCCCTTCCTTGAGGAAACGCTACATAAGTCTTGTTATTCTCAAAGTTCACAATTTTTATATTAAATGTACAGCATAACTGCGCTAAAGTGGTATTAGGCTTGAAAAGAGTAGTAACGTGTAATGTTACTGGCTTATTGCCTATATCAGTTAGATAAATAAAAACACAATAGTTTACTCCATTAAAACGAATCGTTACGTTTTCACTAATATTATTATAAATCATTTTACTACCGCTAGTGACGTAGACATTATCATAGATCACACTACATAATTTATGAGAAGGAATATGAACAAAATACTGACTATAAAAAATAATTAGGAGATACAACTATTATTATCAACAAGGGTATTAAATTCTAAATTAGGTGCAAAATAAAAGGTAAGTTTATCGTTAACTTTAATAAAATTATTGAAGTATACAACGAATCAAGAGTACGCAAAGTTTTATATCCTATAGCCAAAAATTTAACCAAAGCACAAGTAAGAAAGTTTTAAATATTTCATACTTCTAATTATATCACGCTCCGGTAGTATAGCCCGGTCAAGCCTAAGCGCGCCGAGAGTATGCAGGCCTTTCGAGCCTGTGACCCGGGTTCAAATCCCGGCCGGAGCACTTTTCTTATGTTTAGTTGAAAGATAGTTTCGTTCTCTTTATAAAGGCGTAAATGGAACATAAAGCCTTATTTTTGGAACAGTGTCACTTTCTTATAAGTAGGGTATAAAAATATGCTAATTGACGTGACTAAATTAGACGAGGAACAGAGGAGAAGGATAGTGAAGAAAGTAGTGGAGAAACTGGGGCTGACACAAGCTGCGAAATCTCTGGAAATAGGCAGGAGTACTTTATACAGATACGTAAACTCCAATCAAAGTATTCCTTTAGAAGTAGTAAAGAGAGCTGCAGATATGTTAGCACCAGATGATCTTTCAGATGCTATTTACGGGTTGAAAGTAGTTGAGGTGGACGCTACTATGGCATTATCAGTAGTTATTAAGGCAATGAAAGATGAAAAGTTCCGGAACTTCTTCGTCTCCATCCTTTACCAGTACTTAGGAGAGTATATGAAGAATGTATCTTCTACGTATATTGTCACTGAAGATGATGTGAGGAAGTTCGAAAAATCACTCCAAGGTAAGACTAAAAGCACTATCGATATGAGGATGAGGTATTTGAGAATAGCACTTACGAGGCTGGGGTATGAGTTAAGCCCAGACGGTATCAGAGACTTAATAGCAGAGTTATCTGAAGATAGCAGCAACATAGCCAGACATACAGCTAATTCCTTGAAATTATTCATAAAGACGATAGTAAAAGAGAAAAACGTCCAGTTGGCACAGATGCTGTATAATTCGTTCAAGGTTCCTAAATCAAAATACAAGTATAAACCTCAACCGCTTACTTTAGACGCATTAAGAAAAATCTTTGATAATATAAATCACTTAGGCGCCAAAGCGTTCTTCTTGTTGCTGACAGAATCTGGGCTCAGGGTAGGAGAAGTTTATTCATTGAAAATAGACCAGCTGGACCTGGAAAACCGGATAATAAAAGTGATGAAAGAGACGGAAACCAAGAGAGCCTATATCTCCTTCATACACACAGAAACTAAGAAATGGTTACAAGAAGTCTATTTCCCATACAGAGAAGAATTCATAAGGACTTACGAATTTGCGGTTAAACAAATAGGGGCAGACGTTGAGATGTGGAAGCAGAAACTATTCCCGTTCCAGTTAGCCGATTTACGTGCCTCTATAAAGGAGGGGATGAGGAGAGTTTTAGGAAAGGAGTTCAGGCTTTACGACCTGAGGTCCTTCTTCGCTTCCTACATGATCAAGAATGGAGTCTCCCCGATGATCATAAACCTGCTCCAGGGGAGAGCTCCTCCGGCCCAGTTTCAGATATTGCAAAACCATTACTTTGTAATGAGTGAGATAGAGCTCCAAAAGGTCTTTGACGAGAAAGGACCTAAACTACTTTCTCTAAAATAAGGTCTATCTCTTTACCTAAATACTGTTCCCATATTTGTCTGAGAGAAATAGGTAGGGTAAGCATAAAATATTCACCGTGCTTGTAGACGCTCCTCAACCCTATTAAGATCTCTTTCTCGCCTACTATTGCTGTAACACTCCATTTCCCATAACCTAGATAACGGTTAAACCTCTGGGGTAAGTAAACGTAATAAATTTCCTTCTTTCCACTCCTCATTTTCGATACCGTAACTCCTGGGATAAGTAGTTTACCTAATTCGGCCAATATTCTCACCTCTGGTCTCCCAGTTCCTCCTTTAGTTTTTCAACTATCTTTCTGAGGTGGAGATCCTGCTTCTCCTTATCAGATATTTCTAAAGCGATTTTTATCCCTCTTAATAATGTATCTCTTTGCTTCCTTAATTTTTCATTATCTCTCTTTAGATACTCTATCTCTCTCTCAAGTTTGTTGATCTTATTCTGCAGTCTGGCTATAGTCTCTATTGCCCTGGCATACTGTTTCTTCAACTCGAAGTTTTCCTCTATAATTTCATTTATCGTCATTTAGACTCACCTTCTTATCCTTACAATCAATCAAATATTGTCCTAGAATTATATCGCAAATATCTTCATTATCTTTATTAAGAGATTTCTCGCAAATCTTAAGGACATCTTCTAAACTCCTGCAATATTCTTCAGTCATATTCACAGCCTCATCTTCTCTACTCTGGCCGCAGGAACTATCTCTTTATTTGTCTTGTCTTTTAGTAAGCGCTCTATTGCTAGTCTTATCACTTCACTCCTGTTTAACCCGTATTTTATAGCATACATATCCAGTTGCTCTAACAAGTCCTCTTCAACTTTGAACGTGATTACCCTCATTTCTCATCACACACCTTCCTTATCAGTTCGATAATTTCCTCATAGTAAAAGCGCGCTCTAGCACCGTCATTAGATCTTATAGAATCTTCAAACTTCATTAGCAAATATTGTACTCTCTCGCTTGGCTTCTTCTCCTCAGTTTTTCTCTTTTTAAAGATCATTTATAGCACCCTTCAAACTAACTGAATATAGGCCCGCTTGAATCTTTTGGACCAGAAATAATGACCTCTGTAGTCTGGTTATCATAGCCTCTTCGTCCGCGTTCTCTGTCGTCAAGTCTATCTTCAGCATCTTTACCGTTGATAATAATTCCCTGATTTCTGCGTCTAGTTCCTTGAATAAATCTGACAAATCCTGCTCACTCATCTTCATCAACTCCTACAACTGCTAATATCTGCAGTGTCTTCTTCGCTCTCTCTTTCAATAATCTGAAGACGAATTCTCTAGCCTCAGGGTTATTATCTATCAACCATAATATTCTATCATTCCCTAAGTGAGTCCTTCCCTTGCTAAGTTTATACATAGCGGACCTACTCAAAACTCCCTTAAAGTCGCTCGAAAACTTGTTGAATATCTTTTCACGATCCTCCTTGGTTAAAGACTCGATTAAAAAAAGAAGGTCCTTTTGACTTATCTCCCCGTTAACTGGGGAGTTAACAGAGTTTTTGAAAGTTTGGACGGACATTTTTGTTATCACTATGATACGTATAACGTATCAAATATAAAAACTTTGCTATACGTAAAGCGTAAAGAAAGTTGATATTCTTAGAATAACAGTTTAATATTATGCCTGAAAGTTTGATAGTGAGGGATCCTAAATATCTAGGTAAGTTCATTGCAGTTGATAGAGAATTCAATATTATAGGTTATGGTGATTCCCGAGAAGAGCTAGAAAGAGAGTTAAATAAAAAAGGTTATAGCATAGCCGATTACGATATAATATATGTCCCTAAATCCCTCAAAAAAGATCCTGAAAGCCATTAATTTTTCAGATTTTTACGAAAATAAGATTCCATTGCTTCAAGTCGAGTTAGAATGTCCTAAAATCGAAAGAGGGAAAATTGTTTTAGGATTGATAGATACTGGTAGTAGGTATACGATAATTAATAAGTATGCAGTAGAAGAATGTTTTACGAAAGATGACCTAAAAACAAAGTATACTGGCAGGGTAGTTATTAATAATAAGGAATACGAAAGATACTCCTTTAGATTTACGTTTCCCCAGTTGGACAATATAAGTGAGATATTCAACGCCGCAATTATGGAATACAGTCTAATTCCTGAAGAGTTAGTACCGAGCGTTATTTTGGGTAGAGAAGACTTTTTGAAGAGAGTAGTAATTTGCATGTACAAATCTGAATGGATGACAATATATAAAGAATTTTAACTTTCGGAATTCTCTGACCGATATTTATCACTTTTGTATATTTTGATCTAAAATGGATAAAGATAGTTATATGAAAGGATTCGAAGACTGCTTAGATTTTGTTTTAATAGAGTTAAAGAAATCAAAAGATCTAAATGACGCAAAGACTAGAATTGAAATAATCTATACAGAGTTTAAAGAAAACAAATATGAAATAGTAAAGAAAATGTTAAACTTAGATTAGACTTCTACTGACGGCCTTTGTGGATGCTTAATACTTTCCTCCATTATGCTTACTATTTCTTTTAGTCTCTTTGCAACCTCCTTTCCATAGTCAGTCAAAAATATAAGCCTCCTTCTTGGGAACGTGTCCTCTCTCTTATCGTAAACCAAGCCCAATTCCATTAACTCGTCTATAGCCTTTTTTATTGCATTGGGATTACTCTCTGTCTTATCTGATATGTCCCTAAAGGCTGATCCATCATTTTCTAGCAGAAATAATAATACCCTTTGTTGCATTTCTGTTAACTCTGTACGTTTCACGTAGTAAAACTATACAATTATTCCGTAATGAATATATGCTAACTGCTACGTGTCACGTATAATAAGATTTATATATTTGATACGCGTAACGTATCATATGAAAATAAGAGACATGTTAGTTCTTCCATCTGCAAAAATCTTACTGATCTTATTAGACGGTCCGAAAAACGATAAGGAAATAGTGTCTACACTAAAGATGAGCTCAACAACATATAATGAGAACATAACATGGTT
This genomic interval from Acidianus sp. HS-5 contains the following:
- a CDS encoding ribbon-helix-helix protein, CopG family, which translates into the protein MRVITFKVEEDLLEQLDMYAIKYGLNRSEVIRLAIERLLKDKTNKEIVPAARVEKMRL
- a CDS encoding zinc-binding dehydrogenase, which translates into the protein MKGAVLYKYNEPLKIEDNLKIEAPKEGEVKVKIVATGMCHSDVNVFEGKTPVPTPVIAGHEIAGIVEEVGPGVTRVKPGDRVVSAFIHPCGKCRNCISGHENLCETFSAVRLKGTMMDGTTRVRLDGKEVRTFLGGGFAEHAIVGENALTVVPNDIDLERIAVLGCAGLTGYGAVNSAKIEPGESVAVIGVGGVGLSVIQLLKASGAGRMIAVGTKKWKLDRAMELGATDVVNSKETDPMKAIKELTNGGADVVIEAGGNEETIKIALDSVRIGGRVVLVGLPPVNAMIPFRVSSIVRNGITIIGNYGGRPRIDMPRLLDLVRLGKYDPSKLITGRFKLDEINEAVKLLNQGEAIRSLIIPS
- a CDS encoding tyrosine-type recombinase/integrase, encoding MLIDVTKLDEEQRRRIVKKVVEKLGLTQAAKSLEIGRSTLYRYVNSNQSIPLEVVKRAADMLAPDDLSDAIYGLKVVEVDATMALSVVIKAMKDEKFRNFFVSILYQYLGEYMKNVSSTYIVTEDDVRKFEKSLQGKTKSTIDMRMRYLRIALTRLGYELSPDGIRDLIAELSEDSSNIARHTANSLKLFIKTIVKEKNVQLAQMLYNSFKVPKSKYKYKPQPLTLDALRKIFDNINHLGAKAFFLLLTESGLRVGEVYSLKIDQLDLENRIIKVMKETETKRAYISFIHTETKKWLQEVYFPYREEFIRTYEFAVKQIGADVEMWKQKLFPFQLADLRASIKEGMRRVLGKEFRLYDLRSFFASYMIKNGVSPMIINLLQGRAPPAQFQILQNHYFVMSEIELQKVFDEKGPKLLSLK
- a CDS encoding protein D-63, with protein sequence MSEQDLSDLFKELDAEIRELLSTVKMLKIDLTTENADEEAMITRLQRSLFLVQKIQAGLYSVSLKGAINDL
- a CDS encoding CBS domain-containing protein — encoded protein: MSIKELINRPPVAISFSASLKDCAKVMRKENIGSLLVVEGDTPKGIITERDIIQAIADDYPLETPASKVMSTNLITAEASTDVSDAALLMTNNKIRHLVITENGKIIGVISLRDVARSLGLITTDASFW
- a CDS encoding DUF5678 domain-containing protein — its product is MPESLIVRDPKYLGKFIAVDREFNIIGYGDSREELERELNKKGYSIADYDIIYVPKSLKKDPESH
- a CDS encoding MarR family winged helix-turn-helix transcriptional regulator, with protein sequence MKRTELTEMQQRVLLFLLENDGSAFRDISDKTESNPNAIKKAIDELMELGLVYDKREDTFPRRRLIFLTDYGKEVAKRLKEIVSIMEESIKHPQRPSVEV
- a CDS encoding 3-hydroxyacyl-CoA dehydrogenase — protein: MKFVVVGSGTMGHGIAEVLAIHGHKVKLIDISWEILNRAKQKMDESLRKFYEKGLVKEDPSLILSRIEMSTSYDVASDIDLAIEAVPEILDLKRKVFQSLDQIAPKDAILATNTSSIPISEIAEFTNRKEKVIGMHFFNPPQIMKLVEVIPSKYTSEETANKTVELAKSLGKVPVRLRIEVPGFIGNRIFLRLMQEACREVESGEANIEEVDSCARNKIGLPMGIFELSDYVGLDIDVDLWENMVKRGTSDVPCKLFKEKLEKKELGVKTGKGFYEYPGNKYSKVKLPADSKANPSRLLSLAVNEAAWLIENNIVKPNEVDDVMKYGYNFPKGLLEIADELGIDNILRNLEDIYAKGYEAYKPQDLLLEMVKEGKIGKKNSEGFYKYA